From Virgibacillus natechei, the proteins below share one genomic window:
- a CDS encoding dihydrolipoamide acetyltransferase family protein produces the protein MAFEFKLPDIGEGIHEGEIVKWFVKEGDEIKEDDVLCEVQNDKSVVEIPSPVDGTVKKISVDEGSVAVVGDTLISFDAEGYESDETEEEPETESTSNGQTEDSKEETKQTDETESDKSESDDTRVIAMPSVRKYARDNDVKIQTVTGSGKNGRILKDDIDSFLSGDQKAEATETAEEATQETGKQVSATPQAEYPETREKMTSIRKSIARSMVNSKTKAPHVTLHDEVDVSELVAHRKKFKEVAAEQEIKLTYMPYVAKALISASKKYPIINAAIDDETDEIIYKHYYNIGIAADTDRGLMVPVVKGADRKSIFAISQEINELGEKARDGKLKPDEMKGASNTISNIGSAGGQWFTPVLNYPEAVILGIGRIAEKPIVRDGEIVVAPVLTLSFSFDHRIVDGATAQLALNQIKRLLSDPQLIMMEA, from the coding sequence ATGGCATTTGAATTTAAACTGCCTGATATTGGTGAAGGTATTCACGAAGGCGAAATCGTAAAATGGTTCGTTAAAGAAGGCGATGAAATAAAAGAAGATGATGTATTATGTGAAGTTCAAAATGATAAATCTGTCGTTGAGATTCCTTCCCCGGTAGATGGAACGGTTAAAAAGATTTCCGTGGATGAAGGCTCTGTAGCAGTTGTTGGTGATACGTTAATTTCGTTTGATGCAGAAGGCTATGAGTCAGATGAAACAGAAGAAGAACCAGAAACTGAGTCAACTTCCAATGGACAAACGGAAGATAGTAAAGAAGAAACCAAACAAACTGATGAAACTGAAAGTGATAAATCTGAATCGGATGACACACGTGTTATAGCCATGCCATCTGTTAGAAAATACGCACGTGACAACGATGTGAAAATTCAAACTGTAACAGGATCAGGGAAAAATGGTCGTATCTTAAAAGACGATATTGATAGCTTCTTAAGTGGTGATCAAAAAGCAGAAGCAACGGAAACTGCTGAAGAAGCCACACAAGAAACAGGTAAACAAGTATCTGCCACACCGCAAGCTGAATACCCAGAAACCCGTGAAAAAATGACTAGTATTCGTAAATCAATTGCCAGATCAATGGTTAATTCAAAAACGAAAGCTCCACATGTCACTTTACACGATGAAGTAGATGTATCAGAGCTAGTGGCACATCGCAAGAAATTTAAAGAAGTCGCAGCAGAACAAGAAATTAAATTAACGTACATGCCTTATGTTGCAAAAGCGTTAATTTCTGCTTCGAAGAAATATCCAATAATAAATGCTGCCATTGATGACGAAACAGACGAAATCATTTACAAGCATTATTATAATATTGGTATTGCTGCAGATACAGATAGAGGTTTAATGGTACCAGTAGTAAAAGGTGCTGACCGCAAATCTATTTTTGCCATTTCTCAAGAGATCAATGAGTTGGGAGAAAAGGCAAGAGATGGTAAACTGAAACCAGATGAAATGAAGGGTGCTTCAAATACAATCTCGAACATTGGTTCAGCTGGTGGACAATGGTTCACACCTGTCCTTAATTATCCAGAAGCAGTTATTCTGGGAATCGGGCGTATTGCTGAAAAACCAATTGTTAGGGACGGAGAAATAGTAGTTGCACCAGTACTTACATTATCATTTAGCTTTGACCACCGTATTGTTGATGGGGCTACTGCACAATTAGCTCTCAATCAAATCAAGCGGTTACTGAGTGATCCACAATTAATTATGATGGAGGCGTAG